Proteins from one Catenulispora sp. MAP5-51 genomic window:
- the cofD gene encoding 2-phospho-L-lactate transferase, which translates to MRITALAGGVGGARFLRGLLAAAPEADVTVIGNVGDDMTMHGLRICPDLDTVMYTLGGGIHEGQGWGRVDETFGVADELKAYGVGPDWFTLGDKDIATHLVRSQMLGAGYPLSAVTEALCTRWELPVRLLPSTDERVETHVVVDDAEAPGGRRAVHFQEYWVRMHAPDARAVVSVGVENAKPAPGVLEAISEADVIVLPPSNPVVSVGTILAIPGIREAVAGAAAPVVGLSPIVGGGPVRGMADKVLAAVGVQVSAAAVARHYGADLLDGWLVDADADTAAVAEVEAAGIACRAVPLMMSSPEATQAMAQAALDLAAEISSNRR; encoded by the coding sequence ATGCGCATCACAGCCCTTGCCGGAGGTGTCGGCGGAGCCCGGTTCCTCCGCGGCCTGCTCGCGGCCGCCCCGGAAGCCGACGTCACCGTGATCGGCAACGTCGGCGACGACATGACCATGCACGGCCTGCGGATCTGTCCGGACCTGGACACCGTCATGTACACCCTCGGCGGCGGGATCCACGAGGGGCAGGGCTGGGGCCGCGTCGACGAGACGTTCGGGGTGGCCGACGAGCTGAAGGCCTACGGCGTGGGCCCCGACTGGTTCACCCTCGGCGACAAGGACATCGCCACCCACCTGGTGCGCTCGCAGATGCTCGGCGCCGGCTACCCGCTGTCGGCGGTCACCGAGGCCCTGTGCACCCGCTGGGAGCTCCCGGTGCGGCTGCTGCCCTCCACCGACGAGCGGGTCGAGACGCACGTCGTGGTCGACGACGCCGAGGCCCCGGGCGGGCGCCGCGCGGTCCACTTCCAGGAGTACTGGGTCCGGATGCACGCGCCCGACGCGCGGGCCGTCGTCTCGGTCGGCGTGGAGAACGCCAAGCCGGCGCCGGGCGTGCTGGAGGCGATCTCCGAGGCGGACGTGATCGTGCTGCCGCCGTCCAACCCGGTGGTCTCGGTCGGCACCATCCTGGCGATCCCCGGCATCCGGGAGGCCGTGGCCGGCGCGGCGGCCCCGGTGGTGGGCCTGTCGCCGATCGTCGGCGGCGGCCCGGTGCGCGGTATGGCGGACAAGGTGCTGGCCGCGGTCGGCGTGCAGGTGTCGGCGGCGGCCGTCGCCCGGCACTACGGCGCGGACCTGCTGGACGGCTGGCTGGTCGACGCGGACGCCGACACCGCGGCGGTCGCCGAGGTCGAGGCGGCCGGCATCGCCTGCCGCGCGGTCCCGCTGATGATGTCCTCGCCGGAGGCCACGCAGGCGATGGCGCAGGCGGCGCTGGACCTGGCCGCCGAGATCTCCTCGAACCGGCGCTGA
- a CDS encoding coenzyme F420-0:L-glutamate ligase, whose protein sequence is MAWSSYTVHAVGGIPEVGPGDDVAALIGAAVTASGLGLRDGDILCVTSKILSKAEGRVVRAEDREAAIDAEMVRLVARRGPTRIVQTRHGFVMAAAGVDASNTPAGTVLLLPEDPDGSARDIASALRDRFGVSVGVIVTDTFGRPWREGQTDVALGCAHLDALLDHRGTTDAFGNQLQVTAAATVDELAGAGEVVKGKADGVPVALIRGLGELVTAEPGPGVRPLIRSAENDMFSLGTTEAMREGVLRRRTTRWFASDPVPGETVRRAVAAAVTAPAPVTATATATATASGSGSEDEAAPWRFVLVESETGRKAFASALADSVLEAAPYLVVPCYLTTASASTEFLTASLGAAVENFLVTLAADGIGSAWTNADPDSVRELLALPDGWEPLGIIAIGKPAEAPTAAAPRDPEDFIAVR, encoded by the coding sequence ATGGCCTGGAGTTCCTACACGGTCCACGCCGTCGGCGGCATCCCCGAGGTCGGACCCGGCGACGACGTGGCGGCGCTGATCGGCGCCGCGGTCACCGCCTCCGGGCTGGGCCTGCGGGACGGCGACATCCTGTGCGTCACCTCCAAGATCCTGTCCAAGGCCGAGGGCCGGGTGGTCCGGGCCGAGGACCGCGAGGCCGCGATCGACGCCGAGATGGTGCGCCTGGTCGCGCGCCGCGGGCCGACGCGGATCGTGCAGACCCGGCACGGCTTCGTGATGGCCGCGGCCGGCGTGGACGCCTCCAACACCCCGGCCGGCACCGTGCTGCTGCTGCCGGAGGACCCCGACGGCTCGGCGCGGGATATCGCCTCCGCCCTGCGGGACCGGTTCGGCGTCTCGGTGGGCGTGATCGTCACCGACACCTTCGGACGGCCGTGGCGGGAGGGCCAGACCGACGTGGCCCTGGGTTGCGCCCACCTCGACGCGCTCCTGGACCACCGCGGGACGACGGACGCCTTCGGCAACCAGCTGCAGGTGACGGCCGCGGCCACGGTCGACGAGCTGGCCGGCGCCGGCGAGGTGGTGAAGGGCAAGGCCGACGGCGTGCCGGTCGCGCTGATCCGCGGGCTGGGCGAGCTGGTGACCGCCGAGCCGGGACCCGGGGTGCGGCCGCTGATCCGGTCCGCGGAGAACGACATGTTCTCGCTGGGGACCACGGAGGCGATGCGCGAGGGAGTGCTGCGGCGCCGGACGACGCGGTGGTTCGCCTCGGACCCGGTGCCCGGGGAGACGGTGCGGCGCGCCGTGGCCGCGGCTGTGACCGCTCCCGCGCCTGTGACTGCTACTGCTACTGCTACTGCTACTGCTTCCGGTTCCGGTTCCGAGGACGAGGCGGCACCGTGGCGGTTCGTTCTGGTGGAGTCCGAGACCGGGCGTAAAGCGTTCGCCAGTGCGCTGGCCGACTCTGTTCTTGAGGCCGCGCCCTATCTGGTCGTCCCCTGCTACCTCACTACAGCATCTGCGAGTACGGAGTTCCTCACGGCGTCGCTCGGCGCCGCTGTGGAGAACTTCCTGGTGACCCTCGCAGCCGACGGCATCGGTTCTGCGTGGACCAATGCGGACCCCGACTCAGTCAGGGAGCTCTTAGCGCTTCCCGACGGATGGGAACCGCTGGGAATCATCGCTATAGGGAAACCCGCGGAGGCGCCGACTGCGGCAGCTCCGCGGGATCCCGAGGACTTCATCGCTGTGCGCTGA
- a CDS encoding nuclear transport factor 2 family protein produces the protein MTGYDIQTLADRAEITDLFVNLGRCLDEHDFDGLKEILTEDVVGTTPGGTKEGREALIEQARANHEGYERLAHQFNSILVNVQGDTATVRAYVSGSFGHTDSPAPVRIIVGQYRNKLVRTAEGWRINELIVEPKFRVGEPAPAL, from the coding sequence ATGACCGGCTACGACATCCAGACCCTCGCGGACCGCGCGGAGATCACCGACCTGTTCGTGAACCTGGGCCGCTGCCTGGACGAGCACGACTTCGACGGGCTGAAGGAGATCCTGACCGAGGACGTCGTGGGGACGACGCCCGGCGGGACGAAGGAAGGGCGCGAGGCGCTGATCGAGCAGGCGCGCGCGAACCACGAGGGCTACGAGCGCCTGGCGCACCAGTTCAACAGCATCCTGGTGAACGTCCAAGGCGACACCGCCACAGTCCGTGCGTACGTGTCCGGCTCGTTCGGGCATACCGACAGCCCCGCCCCGGTGCGCATCATCGTCGGGCAGTACCGCAACAAGCTGGTGCGGACCGCGGAGGGCTGGCGGATCAACGAGCTGATCGTCGAGCCGAAGTTCCGGGTGGGGGAGCCGGCTCCGGCGCTGTGA
- a CDS encoding MarR family winged helix-turn-helix transcriptional regulator yields MDPLGAPARLQSRVIWLLGQTANQGHRLISERMHATGVPSRSYYPLLAALAETGATSQADLGRRIGLDRSDVTAAVTDLEGRGFLDRAPDPADRRRNLVRITAQGERFLGELDGHLDTAQEQLLAPLSPDERRALKDMLARLVAHHIGLPISDTEER; encoded by the coding sequence ATGGATCCGCTCGGCGCCCCCGCCCGCCTGCAAAGCCGCGTGATCTGGCTGTTGGGCCAGACCGCCAACCAGGGCCACCGGCTGATCAGCGAGCGGATGCACGCCACCGGCGTGCCGAGCCGGTCGTACTACCCGCTGCTGGCGGCGCTCGCCGAGACCGGCGCGACCAGCCAGGCGGACCTCGGACGCCGCATCGGCCTGGACCGCAGCGACGTCACCGCGGCGGTGACGGACCTGGAAGGGCGCGGGTTCCTGGACCGCGCGCCAGACCCGGCGGACCGACGGCGCAACCTGGTGCGGATCACCGCGCAGGGCGAGAGGTTCCTCGGCGAGTTGGACGGGCATCTGGACACCGCGCAGGAGCAACTGCTGGCCCCGCTGTCACCCGACGAGCGCAGGGCGCTGAAAGACATGCTGGCGCGTCTGGTGGCGCACCACATCGGGCTCCCTATCAGCGATACAGAAGAGCGCTGA
- a CDS encoding DNA-3-methyladenine glycosylase, translated as MTENTENQDNAGGDTWAGGDIRAVWAARKGRSGGAAFERRRTAPARRPAVPAARQAPAESSGLPEPLVSPEPPAEPEARATVVVDPGYDLTMTVTALRRGSGDPTFRRAVDNSLWLGCRTPSGEPGTLRLCRVTTETVDAEAWGPGAPWLLKTLPDLLGLCDTEEVRAEFAELVASQGNPQLIQSLRRNRGFRVMRSGRVWDSLVPAVLEQRVTVQEAHRAYQLLVRRYGIPAPGAPADVRLFVSPSPREWALIPSWEWHRAGVDGKRSRAVLGAARVAARLEETVGMERDEAARRIRTVPGIGVWTAAEVMHRAHGDADAVSVGDLHLPRIVCGALGEPGMTWNDDRMLELLEPYRGHRYRVSALLYR; from the coding sequence ATGACGGAGAACACGGAGAACCAGGACAACGCGGGCGGCGACACCTGGGCAGGCGGCGACATCAGGGCAGTGTGGGCCGCCCGCAAGGGCCGCAGCGGCGGCGCCGCCTTCGAACGGCGCCGTACGGCCCCGGCCCGGCGCCCCGCCGTCCCTGCGGCGCGCCAGGCACCGGCGGAGTCGTCTGGGCTGCCTGAGCCGCTTGTGTCGCCGGAACCGCCCGCGGAGCCCGAGGCCCGCGCCACCGTCGTCGTCGACCCGGGCTACGACCTCACCATGACGGTGACCGCTCTGCGGCGCGGTTCGGGCGACCCCACCTTCCGCCGCGCTGTCGATAACTCGCTGTGGCTCGGCTGTCGCACTCCGTCCGGCGAGCCGGGGACCCTGCGGCTGTGCCGGGTGACCACCGAGACCGTCGACGCCGAGGCCTGGGGCCCCGGCGCGCCGTGGCTTCTCAAGACGCTGCCCGATCTGCTCGGACTCTGTGACACCGAGGAAGTGCGCGCGGAGTTTGCCGAACTCGTGGCGTCGCAAGGCAATCCGCAGCTGATCCAGTCGCTGCGCCGCAACCGTGGCTTCCGCGTGATGCGCAGCGGCCGGGTCTGGGACTCGCTGGTGCCTGCGGTGCTGGAGCAGCGGGTGACCGTGCAGGAGGCGCACCGCGCGTACCAACTGTTGGTGCGGCGCTATGGGATTCCCGCTCCGGGGGCCCCTGCGGACGTCCGCTTATTCGTTTCGCCCTCGCCCCGGGAATGGGCTCTGATCCCGTCCTGGGAGTGGCACCGAGCCGGGGTGGACGGCAAGCGCTCCAGGGCCGTCCTGGGAGCCGCCCGCGTCGCCGCCCGCTTGGAGGAGACCGTGGGGATGGAGCGCGATGAGGCGGCGCGCCGCATCCGCACAGTGCCCGGCATCGGGGTCTGGACGGCCGCCGAAGTGATGCACCGCGCGCACGGCGACGCGGACGCGGTCTCCGTGGGCGACCTCCATCTGCCGCGCATCGTGTGCGGTGCTCTGGGGGAGCCTGGCATGACGTGGAACGACGACCGCATGCTGGAGCTCCTGGAGCCCTATCGCGGTCACCGCTATCGCGTCAGCGCTCTTCTGTATCGCTGA
- a CDS encoding sugar phosphate nucleotidyltransferase, whose protein sequence is MTEAILLVGGKGTRLRPLTVNTPKPMLPVAGVPFLTHQLVRAKDAGVHRVVFATAYKAEVFEQYFGDGADLGLELVYVTEDVPLDTAGAIRNVADKLTSDPDEPVLVFNGDILSGVDIAALVEAHRERGADVTLHLSRVTDPRPFGLVPTDAEGWVTAFLEKPQRPEDIVTDQINAGCYVFQRSRIDEIPVGRRVSVERETFPGLLSAGAKVLGVVEQSYWLDLGTPAAFAKGSADLVMGVVTSSAVPTPAERGTTEALILAGARIADDAVADAGTTVGSGAVIESGARVSASVLEAGAVIGAGAQVTCSIIGAGVRVGANTVLDNVVIGDGAVIGADNELRAGARVWCGAVLPDKAVRFSSDE, encoded by the coding sequence GTGACCGAAGCGATCCTTTTGGTGGGTGGCAAGGGCACACGCCTGCGTCCGCTGACGGTGAACACCCCCAAGCCGATGCTTCCGGTGGCGGGTGTCCCATTCCTGACCCACCAGCTGGTCCGCGCCAAGGACGCCGGGGTCCACCGCGTGGTGTTCGCCACCGCGTACAAGGCCGAGGTCTTCGAGCAGTACTTCGGCGACGGCGCCGACCTGGGCCTGGAACTGGTCTACGTGACCGAGGACGTGCCGCTGGACACCGCCGGCGCCATCCGGAACGTGGCCGACAAGCTCACCAGCGACCCGGACGAGCCGGTCCTGGTGTTCAACGGCGACATCCTGTCCGGCGTGGACATCGCCGCGCTGGTCGAGGCGCACCGCGAGCGCGGCGCCGACGTCACGCTGCACCTGTCCCGGGTGACCGACCCGCGCCCCTTCGGCCTGGTCCCCACCGACGCCGAGGGCTGGGTGACGGCCTTCCTGGAGAAGCCGCAGCGCCCCGAGGACATCGTCACCGACCAGATCAACGCCGGCTGCTACGTCTTCCAGCGCTCCCGCATCGACGAGATCCCCGTCGGCCGCCGGGTCTCGGTGGAGCGCGAGACCTTCCCGGGCCTGCTCAGCGCCGGCGCGAAGGTGCTCGGCGTGGTCGAGCAGTCCTACTGGCTGGACCTGGGCACGCCGGCGGCGTTCGCCAAGGGCTCGGCCGACCTGGTGATGGGCGTCGTGACCTCCTCCGCGGTGCCCACCCCGGCCGAGCGCGGCACCACCGAGGCCCTGATCCTGGCCGGCGCGCGGATCGCCGACGACGCGGTGGCCGACGCCGGCACCACCGTCGGCTCCGGCGCGGTGATCGAGTCCGGCGCCCGCGTGAGCGCCTCGGTCCTGGAGGCCGGCGCGGTGATCGGTGCCGGCGCACAGGTGACGTGCTCGATCATCGGTGCCGGCGTGCGGGTCGGCGCGAACACGGTGCTGGACAACGTGGTGATCGGCGACGGCGCGGTGATCGGCGCGGACAACGAGCTGCGGGCCGGCGCGCGCGTCTGGTGCGGGGCGGTGCTGCCGGACAAGGCTGTGCGGTTCTCCAGCGACGAATAG
- a CDS encoding TIGR03089 family protein, whose translation MTAANSSFPDVWRAALAMGPSRPFLTYYDDHTGERVELSYATFDNWVAKTANLIQDEMALAPGDEVAILLPTHWQTPIWLLACWTSGVVASVGEDSAAAERAAAVVAGPDRLEEALACKGERIALALRPLGARFPNVPQGFTDYAAVAPAQPDVFAPYSPVTADSPALVADGNSWTHGELVRDAAEAAARWGLRTGSRVLSGCAYDSRPEIRAAFTSELAVGASLVLCRNVDPARLPGRMASEKVNARVASLSGGGGGESGTAEGTLGVLPVE comes from the coding sequence GTGACCGCAGCGAACAGTAGTTTCCCGGACGTGTGGCGAGCCGCGCTCGCCATGGGCCCGTCCCGGCCGTTCCTGACGTACTACGACGACCACACCGGCGAGCGGGTGGAGCTGTCCTACGCCACGTTCGACAACTGGGTCGCCAAGACCGCCAACCTGATCCAGGACGAGATGGCCCTGGCTCCCGGCGACGAGGTCGCGATCCTGCTGCCGACACACTGGCAGACCCCGATCTGGCTGCTGGCCTGCTGGACCTCCGGCGTGGTGGCCAGCGTCGGTGAGGACTCGGCGGCCGCCGAGCGCGCCGCGGCCGTGGTCGCCGGCCCCGACCGGCTGGAGGAGGCGCTGGCGTGCAAGGGCGAGCGGATCGCGCTGGCGCTGCGGCCGCTGGGCGCGCGGTTCCCCAACGTTCCTCAAGGTTTCACCGACTATGCCGCGGTCGCCCCGGCGCAGCCGGACGTGTTCGCTCCGTACTCCCCCGTCACCGCCGACAGCCCGGCCCTGGTCGCCGACGGGAACAGCTGGACCCACGGGGAACTGGTGCGGGACGCGGCCGAGGCGGCGGCACGCTGGGGCCTGCGCACCGGCAGCCGGGTTCTCAGCGGTTGCGCCTATGATTCACGGCCGGAGATCCGCGCGGCTTTCACATCCGAGCTCGCCGTGGGCGCTTCCTTGGTACTGTGCCGGAATGTCGACCCGGCGAGACTCCCGGGGCGCATGGCTTCGGAGAAGGTGAACGCGCGGGTCGCGTCCCTGTCCGGAGGCGGTGGCGGCGAGAGTGGAACCGCTGAGGGCACTCTCGGCGTGCTTCCTGTCGAGTAA
- a CDS encoding LCP family protein, with the protein MAGERNEPLPWERAGGGRQSSGGYGDAYDAHGDGRDVPPPRRAARGPAPAPAPAPTPRGGGADGYGDDTPGPPRGRGGYRYEQDGGADGELESGGRSGRGGRTGRGAAIPAGGRGRLAPKGVITISAASLAVTVIGAGAFTYQHFNGSINTFDTSGLSTNRPAEAKANAQGQRPENILLVGSDSRDNGNNAFGGGATGDGARSDTSILLHVYADHQHAVGISIPRDMMVNMPACDIDPKNPSKGQTRPQQNQFNAAFAVGNTPNGNVACEINTIESMSGIRVDHTVVVGFAAFAKLTDDIGGVQVCVPKDVSDAGGDNITLKKGIQTVKGQTALDYVREREGLGDGSDIGRTRRQQAFLGSMIKKVESDGVMNDPTTLSAIFNDALKYAQFDPGLGSLTALSGFATSMKGIDPAHIQFLTLPGHYRTQDGRVEMDPVAAGVIWNHLKSDTLLDGSNGSGASGAPSSPASTSSAPPTTSAPPAPSISPSTISVLVRNGTTVTGLAGDATTSLQAQGYNAVTSHTTPPHTAVTTIVYGSSREEAKAKQLATLYPGAKVESGGSGTQIVVTLGDDYAAAHPKGGGAGGNTGAPTSGSTSGSSTTPAGTLPTDIANNSRTADQDICSGITEGYGAGTG; encoded by the coding sequence GTGGCAGGCGAGCGGAACGAGCCACTCCCGTGGGAGCGGGCAGGCGGCGGCCGGCAGTCGTCCGGCGGTTACGGCGACGCGTACGACGCGCACGGTGACGGCCGCGACGTCCCTCCGCCACGGCGCGCTGCCCGCGGCCCGGCACCGGCCCCGGCACCGGCCCCGACCCCTCGGGGCGGCGGCGCCGACGGTTACGGCGACGACACCCCCGGCCCGCCCCGCGGGCGCGGCGGCTACCGCTACGAGCAGGACGGCGGGGCCGACGGCGAACTCGAATCCGGCGGCCGCAGCGGGCGCGGCGGGCGGACCGGACGCGGCGCGGCCATACCCGCCGGCGGACGCGGACGCCTGGCCCCCAAGGGCGTCATCACGATCTCCGCGGCCTCGCTGGCGGTCACGGTGATAGGCGCGGGCGCCTTCACCTACCAGCACTTCAACGGCAGCATCAACACGTTCGACACCTCGGGCCTGTCAACCAACCGGCCGGCCGAGGCCAAGGCCAACGCCCAGGGCCAGCGCCCCGAGAACATCCTGCTGGTCGGCTCCGACAGCCGCGACAACGGCAACAACGCCTTCGGCGGCGGCGCGACCGGCGACGGGGCCCGCTCGGACACCTCGATCCTGCTGCACGTCTACGCCGACCACCAGCACGCCGTGGGCATCTCGATACCGCGCGACATGATGGTCAACATGCCGGCGTGCGACATCGACCCGAAGAACCCCAGCAAGGGCCAGACCAGGCCGCAGCAGAACCAGTTCAACGCGGCGTTCGCGGTCGGCAACACCCCGAACGGCAACGTGGCCTGCGAGATCAACACCATAGAGTCGATGTCCGGGATCCGCGTCGACCACACGGTCGTCGTCGGCTTCGCGGCCTTCGCCAAGCTCACCGACGACATCGGCGGCGTGCAGGTCTGCGTACCCAAGGACGTCAGTGACGCCGGCGGCGACAACATCACGCTGAAAAAGGGCATCCAGACGGTGAAGGGCCAGACCGCGCTGGACTACGTGCGCGAGCGCGAGGGCCTGGGCGACGGCTCGGACATCGGCCGGACCCGGCGCCAGCAGGCGTTCCTGGGCTCGATGATCAAGAAGGTGGAGAGCGACGGGGTCATGAACGACCCCACGACGCTCAGCGCCATCTTCAACGACGCGCTGAAGTACGCGCAGTTCGACCCGGGCCTGGGCAGCCTGACCGCGCTGTCGGGCTTCGCCACGTCGATGAAGGGGATCGACCCCGCGCACATCCAGTTCCTGACCCTGCCGGGCCACTACCGCACCCAGGACGGCCGGGTGGAGATGGACCCGGTGGCCGCCGGCGTGATCTGGAACCACCTCAAGAGCGACACCCTGCTGGACGGCAGCAACGGCTCCGGCGCCTCGGGCGCGCCGTCCTCGCCGGCCTCGACGTCCTCGGCCCCGCCGACCACCTCGGCACCGCCGGCCCCGTCGATCTCGCCGTCGACCATCTCGGTCCTGGTGCGCAACGGCACCACGGTCACCGGCCTGGCCGGCGACGCGACGACCTCGCTGCAGGCGCAGGGCTACAACGCGGTGACCAGCCACACCACCCCGCCGCACACCGCCGTGACCACGATCGTCTACGGCAGCTCGCGCGAGGAGGCCAAGGCCAAGCAGCTCGCCACGCTGTACCCGGGCGCCAAGGTCGAGTCCGGCGGCTCCGGGACGCAGATCGTGGTGACGCTCGGCGACGACTACGCCGCGGCCCACCCGAAGGGCGGCGGCGCCGGCGGGAACACCGGCGCGCCCACCTCGGGCTCCACCTCCGGCAGCTCGACGACCCCGGCCGGGACGCTGCCGACCGACATCGCGAACAACTCTCGGACGGCCGACCAGGACATCTGCTCGGGCATCACCGAGGGCTACGGCGCCGGGACCGGCTGA